The sequence below is a genomic window from Halolamina litorea.
CCCACGAGCGCGAGCCACACGAGGGGATCGTCACGCCGGTCTGGGGCGGCGCGCCGCCCTACGACGACCGAGAGCGGATCCCCGACCTCCCCGTCGCCAACGTCTCCGCGAGCGAAGGGCGTGAACTGCGCGAGAAAGCCGCGAACGGCGCCAGCGTCACCGTTACGACCGAGACGACGACGGGCTGGCAGGCAGCGCCGCTGTTGCTGGCGAAGATCCCCGGCGAGGCCGCGCCCGGGACCGACGAGTTCGTGCTGGCCCACGGCCACGTCGACTCCTGGCACGTCGGCGTCACCGACAACGCCACGGGCGACGCGACGCTGCTGGAACTGGCTCGGGTGCTGAACGACCACAGCGAGGCCCTCCGGCGGGACGTGTGGGTCGCGTGGTGGCCCGGGCACTCGACGGGGCGCTACGCCGGGTCGACGTGGTTCGCCGACGAGTTCGCCGCCGACCTCGCCGAACGCTGTGTCGCTCACGTCAACATCGATTCCCCGGGCGTCGCCGACGCCACCGTCTACGACGAGCGCGTGAAGTGGATGGCCGCGGTCCACGACGTGGCGGCCAACACCATCCACGACGTGAGCGGGAAGGGCACCACCAAGGAGCGCCCGGCCCGCGCGGGCGACTACTCGTTCAACAACCTCGGGATCCCGGGCATGTCGCTCCAGTCGAGCATTCCCCAGTCGGTTCGAGACGAGCGGGGCTACCACCCCGTCGGCGGCTCGGCCGGCCACGCCGACGCCTGGCACCTCACGACCGACACCATCGAGAAGGCCGACCCGGACGTGCTGGAACGCGACACCGAGGTCTACACGCTCGCCACGGCCCGATTGAGCCGCGCGGACTGCCCAGCCGATCCGGTCCGAACCATCGACCGCATCGCCGCCGTCGCCGAGGAGTACGACGGCGCCAGTGAGTTCGACCTCGGCCCGGTCGTGGACGAACTCGACGCGCTGCGCGAGGCGACGGTCGCGTTCCTCGACGACGCCGACGGCTACCCGGCGGCGGCCGACCGGCTCGTGAAGTCGCTTACCCGGCTGAACTTCGTCACCGAGGGGGCGTTCGAACAGGACCCCGCCGAGAGCCGGGCGCCGTTACCGCGACTCGCGCCGGTCGAGCGGCTCCCCGAACTGGGCGGCGACGACGCGCGGTTCCTCGAACTGCAGCTACAGCGTGCGCGAAACGACGTCGTGGCGGAGCTCCGGCGGCTTCGACGGTCGTTGTAGGGGATAGCTCTTTACCGGTCGTCGGGAACAGTGGAGGTGATGCGGTTCGCTGCCAACATCCCGACGGCCGCCGGCGCCTCCGAGTACTCCACGCTCGCGTTCTGTGACTCGATCTCGTGGGAGAAACAACGGTCGTTCGCCCGGGCCGCCGAGGCTGCGGGCTTCGACGGCCTCGGCGTCCCCGACCACCTGCTCGCGGGCGACGACGCGACGACGGAGTGTTTCACGACGCTGACCGCCCTCGCTGGCGCCACCGAGGAAGTGACGCTGTTCCCCAAGACGGTGAACAACGAACTCCGCCACGGCCCCCTGCTGGCGAAGATGGCCGCCGACCTCGACAACGTCAGCGACGGCCGACTCAAACTCGGCATGGGCGCGGGGTGGAAGGCCGACGAGGCGCTGGCGTACGGCTACGACTGGCCCGACGCCCCGGAGCGCCTGCGTGCGATGGAGGAGACCATCGAACTCACCAAGCGCCTCTGGACTGAGGACGAGGTCGACTACGACGGCGACTACTACCAACTCGACGGCGCGACCTGTCGCCCCCGGCCACGACAGGATCCCCACCCGCCGATCATGGTCGGCGGCGGCGGCGAGGAGTTCACGCTCCGCATCGCCGCCAAGCACGCCGACGAGTGGAACTACTGGGGACCGACGGAGGTCATGTCGCACAAGATCGACGTGCTGCGGGACCACTGTGAGACCTACGACACCGACTTCGACGACATCGACGTATCGTGGTTCGCGCGCTGTATCGTCCGCGAGACCGAAGCGGAGGTCGAGGCGATCCTCGACGAGGTGCCGCGCTTCCGCGACCCCGACCCGGACGACCCGATGGCCTCGTACAACAACCTCATCGGCACGCCAGAACAGTTGGTCGCGGAGTTGGAGCCCTACGCCGACCTCGGCGTCGACGAGGTCGTGCTGGAGTTCGTCGACTTCCCTGAGCCGACTGGGGTGGAGCTGTTCGCCGAGGAAGTCGTCCCGGCGTTCCGCTGAGGGACTGTCGGGCCGACAGCCGGCGGGTTAGGCCCGCCGGTCGAGAAACGCCTCGACGGTGTCGGCAGCTTCCTCGACGTTGTGCGCGAGCTTCGAGACGCCGCGGACGGCTTTCGTCCGGGCGAATCCGGCCCGCGGACCGGTTCGATCCGGGAGCGATTCGGCGACCCGGAGGTACGGCAGCAGTTCGTGGGGGAGCGCTGGGTCGTGTTCGTGCGCCGGCGACTCCATGTACAGCGCCGGGATGAGTAGGTTGCCGAGTCGGACCTGTACGTCCTCGACGGCCGTCGCGACGCCGTCGTCGTCGACGCCGTTGGCCACCGCGGCGAAGGACTCCAGCGCGGCGTCGAGGCGGTCGAGCCGGTCGTACACCGGCCCGAAGTCGACCTCGCCCCCGGCCGCGTCGTCGATTCCCTCGGCGAGCGCGCGGATCTCCGTCGCCGTCTCCCGGTAGTCGTGGGGGAGTACTGGCGAGTTCGAGAGCCGCGAGACGATGGCCGTGTACAGCCGGGCCTCCTCGGCCATCAGATCGAAGTCGATCTTGTCACGGGTGTCCTCGGGGGTGTGCCACCACCAGCCGCCGCCGACGGGGCCGGCGTCCTCGTGGTCGGCGCTGAACCGAGCGCCCGAGAGCAGCGAGGAGAGCCCGGCGCCCCAGAACGACTGGTCGGAGTTCCGGCCCGGCCGGCTTCCGCCGCCGAGCAGGCCGCCCTCGTCCCGCGCCGTCTCCAGCGGGAGCGGGCCGTCCGCCAGCACGTCGAGGTGTTCGTCCCCGACCTCGGCCATGTGCTGGGCCCAGAGGTGGTCAGCGCCGTCGAGGCCGTTCAGGTCGATGTGGATGTAGGCGACCCCGTTTTTGCGGAGGTCGAGCCAGTTCCGGTCTGCGTAGCGGGCGCTCCCGGCGTACCGGCCCATCGAGTGGCCGGGCCAGAACCCGACGACGAGCCCACGTTTCGGCGGGTTCTCGGCGAACACGCGGGCCAGTTCCATCGACGTGGCGACGGCCGAGGCGTTGTCGGTGACACCCTCGTGCCAGGAGTCGATGTGGTTGCCGACGACGGTGTATCGGTCGCTCTCGGTGCCCTCGATGCGCGCGACCGGACACGGCAGTTCCTGCTGCTCGGTCCGGGCCTGCGTCTCGACGGCCACCTCCACGTCGTCGCCGGCGAGTCGCTCCGTCAGCCACTCGCCGTCGCTCTGGTGGATCTCCGCCACCGGGAGGTCGGGGAGTTCGTCCACGTCGTCCACCGAGGGCGAACCCCAGATGGGGGAGGCGATCATCTCGTGCAGTTGGCCCTCGGTCGGCGACTGGAACACGGCGGCCCGCGCGCCGGCCTGGTCGATCGCCCGCACGGCACCGGGGGTGGGGAGCCCTTCCGTGAAGACGACCTTCCCCGAAAGATCGGGCAGGTCAGTCGCGCTGTGGCCGACCGCGTCCACCGCGACGAGTTCGCCGCTGACCCCGCCCGGGGGCGTGCTCGCGCTGAACGCGGTGGTGATCGCGTCCTCGAACGCCGTGTGGACCGGGCTGGTGACCGTCACCGTCGCGGACACCGGGACGCTCGTGTACGCCTCGACCGTCTGCAGTTCGACGTCGACGCCTTCGGCCCCGAGTTCGTCGACGATGTACTCCGCCGCCTCCCACTGGTCGTCCGTTCCGGGATACCGTCGCAGGTCGGCCAACGCGTCGATGTGGGTCTCCAGCGCGCTCCGGTCGATCTCTCCGACGAGTCCGTCTTCCGTCGTTCTGTCGACTGTGTCAATCACACCCACAACGAGGGAACGACCGCAATAAGCGTGACGGGGGCAGCGGCCGTGAAACGGGACAAAACGCGCCTCAAACGTCGATCGCGTCCCCTACCGATCGACCGCCTCCCAGATCGCCGCCGCGCGGAGTGCGCTCGCATCGGCGCCACGTCGCCCGATGAACTGCAGTCCGACCGGGAGTCCATCGTCCGAGCCACAGGGTACCGAGACGGCCGGGTGGCCGGTGAGGTTGAACGGGCCGGTGGTGCGGACCGCTTCGTCGAGCGTGCTGTCGGCCAGGTAGTTCTCCCCCTCCCAAGCAGGCGCGACCATCGGCGTCGTCGGCCCCGCGAGCACGTCCACGCCGTCGAGTGCGTCGTCGACGCCCGCGGTTACCAACTCCCGGGCACGCTGGGCCCGTGCGTAGTACTCTTCGCCTTCGGCCAGCAGGTGCTGCCCGTAGAGGAACGCCTCCGCGGGGTAGTCGCCGAGTTCGTCGGTCCGTTCGGCGAACGCCGCTTCGACGGCCGCCGTGAACGCCGGGTCCGTCACCGATGGCTGCCAGTAGTCGTTCCCGTTCGCCTCGACGTATGCCGCGGCCTCCGTCATCGCGATGGCCCACCACGCGGGCACGGCGTACTCGAAGTCAGGGATCGATACCTCCCGGACGGTCGCGCCGGCGGCAGCGAGGGCGTCGATGGCCGCTCGCACCGTCTCGTCGACGGCACGGGCGCCGCCGAACAGTTCTTCGGGGACGCCGACGGTGAGCGTCTCGGCCGCGCCGGCGTCGATGCCGGCGACCACATCGACGTACGCCTCGGGGCTCGACCCGACCGTGGCTGCGTCCTTCGGGTCCGGTCCCGCGATGGCCGCGAGCGTCCGAGCGACGTGCTCGACCGTGTCCGCGAGGATCCCGATCTCGTCGTTCACCTTCGAGAACTGGACGAACCCCGTCAGCGGAACGAGTCCACGGCTCGGCTTCAGGCCGACGACCCCACAGAACGACGCCGGGAACCGAACCGAGCCCCCGGTATCGCTCCCGAGGGCCACGTCGGCGAGGCCGTCCGCGACGGCGACGCCGCTGCCCGCCGAGGAGCCACCCGGCTGATGGTCGGGGTCGTTGGGGTTCCGAGCCAGGCGGAACCGCATCGTCGCGGCGTCGCCGCCGAGCGCGAACTCGTCCATGTTGGCCTTGCCGACGATCCGTCCGCCGGCGTCCAGTAGCCGATCGACCGTTGTCGCGTCCTCGGCCGGGACGTGGTCCGCGAACAACGGCGACCCGCAGGTCATCGGGAGCCCCGCAACCGCGATGTTGTCCTTGACCGCGACGGTCAGCCCGGCCAGTAGCCCCTCGTCGGTTCGTTGGATGTCACACCGGGAGAGGAACGCCGCGTTCGGGTCGTCGTCCCCGTCCGGGTCCCAGTACTCTCGGTCGGGCGCGGTCGGCATGTCGAGTCCGTCGAGACGGGCCACCAGTGTGTCCTGTGTCTCCATGGCGGCCGCCTGCTCCTCCGGATCGAACCGATCCGGGTCGAGGCGCGCTCGTTCGGCGTACTCGCCGATGTCGTCGGCCGTGAGGCTCGAGTCGTCCATGTGCATTCCTCACAATCGAGCCGTCAAATAGTTTCGCCGGCGAGGTGTTCCCCGTCCCGGCCGGTGCCCCTCGCAGGGGGCGGAACATTCTTTCGTCGTACCAGAACCCTCGTGTGGCCGGCGATGACTGACCTTCGTCATGCCTCGGCGGTACAGAAGCACGCTGACTGGGTCCGGACCGCAAAAAAATCGTCGGCGGCAGGGGTTTGGCTGTCGGTCGCCGTGCCTCAGTCGTACAGAATCACGGCTGTCGGTCGCCGTGATTCAGTCGTCGCCCGCCGCTGCGGGCGCCCCACCCAACAGATCGCCGAGCTTCTCGAACTTCGGCTCGGGGTAGGTCTTCGAACTCTGCGAGATGCCGTGACGAGCCCACGACGCGGCCTGCTCCAGCGCGATGCTCGCGGGGTCGAGGAACGGTACGCCGACGCGCTCCTCGATCTCCTTATTTCGCTGGGCGAACGAGAGGCTCATACAGCCCGGGAACAGCGCCTCGGCGCCGTCCTCCTCGACGGCCGCCTTCCCTTCTCGGACCATGCGCTCGACGAGGTCGTCGTCGCCGTGGTCGATCTCCTCGACGGGGGCGTCGACTGACCGGACGCTGACACAGCGCTCCGAGAGGTGGTGTTCGTGAGCCTGCTCGTGGCTCATCGGCATCGTCTCGTCGAGGATCGTGAGCCACGAGAACCGGTCGGAGATCATCGCCGCGGTGTGGATCGTTGCCTCGGCGGGACCGACGACCGGGATGGTCAGTAGCTCCCGCAGCGCGCGGCTGCCGGGGTCGCCGAAGCAGCCGATCACCAGCGCGTCGAACTCGTCTTCGATACGGTGGGCGGTCTTCATCGAGCCGACGACACACCAGTACTCCTCGACGGCGCTCTCGATGCTCGTCGGGCCGGGACCGTCGGCTTCCACCACGGTCACGTCCACGTGGCCGGGCGTGAGTTCGTTGGCGACACGCTCGCGGCGTTCTTTCTCCTTACTGGGGAGGCCAACGCCGGGAACGAGGTAGCACACGTCGACCATCAGGCCTCACCTCCAGTGGTCCGCGCCACGGTGCGGTTCGCCCGTGCCAGTTCACCAAGCACGGTGTTCCGTTCGCGGGCGAGCCGGCTGGCGTCGAAGCCCGCTCCCTCGTCGGTTCCGGGGCGGCGTGTGAGCGTCGAGAACGCCTCTCGGAGCTCCCACGGCCCATCGATCGATACGTCGTCGAAGAGGTGCCCGTCGAACTGTTCGAGGGCGCCCCTGTTGATTGTCGGCTGGCTCATGGAGTCGCGTTCGCGCGGAAGGATGCAGGGGTCATAAAGTTTGGTAACAGTAACCACAATCTGCGCTCCCGGGACGCCGATCTCACCGCGACACCGGCCATTCTGTATCGCGTTATCAGATATATAGATACACGATGGCTATATGTGTTCGTCGAGAGACGTCGTGTTCATGACGGAGGAACCGGTCGTTCTCGGCGATCTCGAACTGACTCGGGGGGTGACGATCCAGATGACGGCTGTCGGGACGCTGGGGTTGGCAGTCGCGTTCACGCTCTTCGGGGCGCTGTACCAGACCGTCATCGGTACACCGCCGTCGCTCCAGTTCACGCCCGGGGTCGGGTGGTGGACGAGCGCGCTCGACGTGCTGGTACTCGTCGTTCTCACGGCGGTGTTCATCGTCCCCCACGAACTCCTCCACGGGCTCGCGATCCGGTACTACGGCGGCGACCCACGCTACGGCGTCGGCGTCGCGCATTTCGTCCTCCCTTACGCTTACGCGACGACCGACCACGAGTTCACGCGGAACCAGTTCATCGTCGTCCTCCTCACGCCGCTGGTCGTCATTACGACCGTCGGCCTACCCGTGATGGTGGCGCTTGAGTGGAGTTGGCTGCTCGTGCCGCTGGCAGCCAACGCGGCCGGCGCCGTCGCCGACGTGTGGATGGCGCTGACGCTGCTTGGCTACCCGGCACACGTCCGCCTCGAGGACCACAAGACGGGCGTCCGTATCGTCGGGAGAGAGGGTGATCGGCCGCGCCCGCTCTCGGTGACGGCGATGGTTTGGGACGCTCTCGTGGGTGCGGCTATCTCGGCGTTGGGAGTGTTGGTGCTACTGGCTGTCGGCGGGCCGTTCGTACTGTCGGCGATGGGTGTCGAGTCGGTCACGGTCGGCACACCCGGAACTGTCGGCTACCTGTTCTCCTTTACGAACACGCCCACGGAGATCTCGATGGGCGTCGGACCGGCGGTCTTGGGCGTCGGCGCGGTGATCGGCCTCGCGTACGCACTGATCAAGAGCTATCTGCGCGTCGCCCGCGCCTGACTCCGTGCGTACCGCTCAGGCCTGTTCGGCGCGTTCCCAGTCGGGCGACGACGTCAGGCGCGGGACCGCGTTTCGGAACTCCGCCCGCGTCGCGCCGTAGAAGCGGCTCCGGCCGACCGGGGTTCGGAGTTGGAGGATCAGCGTCTCGTCGGTGGCCTCGAACGCGGCCAGCGTCCAGCCACCGCCCGTGTGGGCCCACGTTCCGAACCGCTCGGCGTCCTCGACGATCCGACTCCCCAGCTTCCAACTCTGTCGGGTCAGCTGTCGCAGATCGAACGGTACCGTCTCCGGCAGCGACGCAGGGCCCGGGTCGTCGGCCGATGCATGCGTAGCCATACCACGCAAAAGTGGGTGCAGATTCAAAAGCGCTACTAGTCGCCTGTCGCCTCACTCCCCCACCGTGATTCGGGCCGGCCCGCTCAGAACACGAACGGGCCGCGCTGTTGGATCGGCTGGCCATAGGGTTCGCCCGCCACCGCGACGAGTCGGAGTTCGCCCTCGACGGTGGTGCCGCCGGCTTCTGAAACCGGCAGCACGTCGCCCGTGCCGAACGCCTCGCCGTCGACGGCCCCCTCGCCCTCGACGCCGAAGAGGAAGCCCGACCAGCCCTCGGGGGCGGTCCACTCCCACATCCCGTCGACGCGCACGTCCTCGTAGGTTATCTCCGTCACCGTCGAGAGCGGGGAGCCCTCGCCGACGACGGTGGTGATCGTCGCCCCCTCGACCTCGTGGGTCGGGAGTTCGTCGGCGTCCGCGTCGGCGTAGCTGGCGTCCATCTCCTTCTTCTCGCGCGGGAGGTTCACCCACAGTTGGAGGCCGTTACAGCTCGCGCCGTCGGCGGGCATCTCGGAGTGTTCGATGCCGCCGCCGGCGACGATGTGCATCGCGTCGCCCTCGTAGGCGGTGTGGGACACGCCGAGGGAGTCGCCGTGTTCCATCCCGCCGTCGAGCATGTAGGAGACGATCTCGAACCCCTTGTGTGGGTGAGTGGGGAAGCCGTCGTCGGGCTCGATGTAGAAGCGTTCGAACAGCACGAACGGGTCGAGGTTGTGCGGGTACCCCTCGGTCGGGAACGCACGCGTCGAGTTCACACCGGTCCCGTGGCGAACCGTCTCGCCGGGAATCGGGCCGTCGGTGTTGACCGTTTGGTCGAAAGACATGCTTCGAGTCACTCGGTGGCTACGGATAACCGTCACGGCGCCGGCACTCCGGAACTCTCAATATCCCTATGAAGGAAAGGCTGAGACCGACTGGATGGCTGTGATAGTCGCTTAGTAGCTACTTCACTACCTTTCAGTTCCCGAACTTGAATCCGTTTCAGCGAACGTTCTTACCGGGTGGGGTCCAACGTGGAACTGCACAATGAGCGACTACGAACTGCCGCCGCTGCCGTACGAGTACGACGCGCTGGAACCCTCGATCTCCGAGCAGGTGCTGACCTGGCACCACGACACGCACCACCAGGGCTACGTGAACGGCTGGAACAGCGCCGAGGAGACGCTGGCCGAGAACCGTGAGAACGGTGAGTTCGGCTCTTCGCCGGGTGCCATCGGGAACGTGACTCACAACGGTTCGGGTCACATCCTCCACGACCTGTTCTGGCAGTCCATGAGCCCCGAGGGCGGCGACGAGCCTTCGGGCGCGCTCGCCGACCGCATCGAGGAGGACTTCGGTTCCTTCGACGCCTGGAAGGGCGAGTTCGAGGCCGCCGCGGGCGCCGCGGGCGGCTGGGCGCTGTTAGTGTACGACTCCTTCAGCAACCAGCTCCGCAACGTCGTGGTCGACAAGCACGACCAGGGCGCCCTCTGGGGCAGCCACCCGATTCTGGCCCTCGACGTCTGGGAGCACTCGTACTACTACGACTACGGCCCGGCCCGCGGCGACTTCATCGAGGCGTTCTTCGAGGTCGTCGACTGGGAAGAGCCGTCCGCCCGCTTCGAGCAGGCGACGGAACTCTTCGAGTAAGCCAGTCACGGCGACGAGCCCATCGGGTCTCGTCCGCCAACCAGAACGCGACGTCACACAGGCTGCCGAACGGCCCTTCCACGATTCGTCCACGCACCCGGCGACGGCGGCGACGACGGTTGGCACACCCCGCTGACGGCCGCCCGGGTGCGCTTTTGCGGTCCGCCGCGCTCATAACCCCGCCAGCCGTACGCTCGCCATGGCCACGCCCGAGGGGGTCGCCGCCGACGACACCCGTCGCCAGATCATGGAGGCGACGTTCCGCGCGCTGAGCGAGCACGGCTACTCGGACCTCCGGGTCCGGGACATCGGCGCGGAGTTCGAGAAGAGCCGGACGCTGATCCACTACCACTTCGACGGCAAGCACGACCTCATCGCGTCCTTTCTGGAGTACGTCATCGAGCAGTACGAGGAGCCCGAGGCCGACGACCCGGCCGACCCGTGGGCGACGCTCTCTGCCCGGCTCGATCAGTGCCTGTTCGGCCCCGACGTTGGCGATTTCGACCACTGGGAGCGCATGACCGTCTACCACGAACTGTTCGCTCACGCGCGCCACGACGAGCGCCATCGCGCCGTCTTCACCGACCACTACGAGCAACTCCGCGGGAACCTCACTGCGGTGATCGAGGCGGGGATCGAAGAGGGGGCGTTCCGCAAGGTCGACGCCGAGTCCCTCGCACAGCTACTGACGGACGTGATCCACGCCGCACGGGCACGCCGGATCTCGTTAGGCCACGAGGACGCCCCCGATCAGGCCCGCGAGGCCGTCGACGCGTTCGTGCTCGACACCCTCGAACCCGAAAACTGAGCCGCCGTGCGTCGACTCAGAAGCCGATGTTCGAGGTCGAACTCGGGCCGTCGTCGTCCTCCAAGCCGCCCGCCTGCAGGAACTCGTAGTTGTCGTCGACGAGCACCACGTCGCCGTCCTCCACCGCCACCTCGACCGGGAGCAGCGACATCCCCGCGGCGGGCCCGTTGCTGCAGCCGCCCTCACAGGCGTCGAACATCGAGCCGTGTTTGGGACAGATGATCTCGCCGTCGCGCATCGCCGCCCCCATCCCCCGGTCGAGTTTCTGGGGCTCGTGGGGACAGTCGTTGATCCACGCTTCGACGCCGGGGTCGTCCTCGCAGGGCACGAGGATGGCCTCCCGCTCGTTGGTGAAGGCGTCCTCGACGCTGAACAGGAAGGAACTGTCCGCCGGCACCGCCGACATCGACGTGATCGTCTCCGCCATCGGCCGATCCACGCGCCCCCGGGGGAAATGCTCCCGGGTTCTGCCGGAGTCGGACTGTCCGCAGGTCAGAACGCGTGGCGGTGCCAGCCGCCGTCGACGGGGACGTGGCTCCCCGTGACGTAGTCCGCTGCCGGCGAGGAGACGAACGCCGCGACCTTGCCGAACGTCTCTGGCGACCCGAGGTCGTCGACCGGGAGGTCGGCGACGCGCCGAGCGAGCGCTTCGTCCTCCGTGATCCCCTCGCGTTCTGCGCGCTCGCGGAGCTTTTCGTCGATGCGGTCGGAAGCGATCCCCTTCGGCCCGACGCAGTTCGAGCGGACGCCGTCGGCACCGTACTCCTCGGCGAGCGTCTTCGAGAGGCCGTAGATCGCGGGCCGGAAGACGTTACACACCGCGCTGCGGGCGTCGGGCTCCATCACCGAGACGGCGACGAGGTGGGTGATCGCGCCCCCACCGTCCCGGAGCGCGGGCAGGGCGGCTTCGCAGGCACCCATCGTCGAGCGGAGGATACCCTGATAGGCGTCGTCGAAGTCGGCCAGCGAGAGCTCCGGGAGCGGTGCCGTCGACGGCCCACCGTGGTTGGTCACGAGTACGTCCAGCCCGCCCAGCGCCTCGATCGCCGCCTCGGTCCCCGACTCGACGGATTCGGGGTCGTCGAGGTCACAGACGACGTACTCGACGGCGTCGGTCGCACAGTCCGTGGCCTCACGGATCGACGCGGCGGCGGCGGCGAGTCGCTCCTCGTCGCGCGACGAGATCACCACCTGCGCGCCCTCACGGGCCAACTCCGTCGCTACCGCCTGTCCGATCCCGCTACTCGACGCGAGGACGAACGCCCGCGCGTCACGTAGTCCGATATCCATGTGAGACGCTCACGCACCGACGCGATAAGCGTGGCGCCGGGCGGGCACTGACGCCGCCACCACGGCCCCGACAACGGGGTTCCGGTACCGGTACGTCCCACCGGGGACGCTCCGCCCTTTACGTTCTTTACCGTACGGTCAAACGATGAGCCAAGACTACTCTATCGACGCCGACTGGGCCACCCAGTACATCGACGGCGAGTTCGTCCCGAGCGAGAGCGGCGAAACGATCGCCGTCGAGGACCCCTCGACGCGGGAGGACGTGACCGAGGTGCCCGCCGGCGTCGAAGCCGACGTCGACGCCGCCTACGAGGCCGCCGCCGAGGCACAGGAGTCCTGGGCCGAACAGCCCCCCGCCGCGCGGGCCGAGGTCGTCCAGAACCTCCTCGGACTGTTGGAGGAACACGAAGACGAGATCACCTCGCTGCTGACTCAGGAGGTCGGTGGCTCCCCCGCGATGGGGGCGACTTCCATCCAGATCGCCAGCGACCACGCCGGCGAGGCGGCGACGCTCCCTCGACGGATGAAAGGCGAGACCGCCGAGTCGAACATCCCGGGCAAGGAGAACCGCCTCTTCCGCGAGCCGAAGGGCGTGGTGACGGTGATCTCGCCGTGGAACTTCCCGCTGAACCTCTCGATGCGGGCGGTCGCGCCGGCCATCGCCGCCGGGAACAGCGTCGTCCTGAAGCCCTCCACGCAGTCGCCGATCACCGGCGGCCTCCTGTTCGCCAAGCTGTTGGAGGAAGCCGGCCTGCCCGAGGGCGTGCTGAACGTCGTCGTCGGCCGGGGGAGCGAGATCGGCGACCGCGTCGCCAGCCACCCCGAGAGCGACGTAGTCGCGTTCACCGGCTCCACCGAGGTCGGCCGCCACGTCGCCGGCCTCGCGGGTGAGAACCTCGCGGTGCCGGCGATGGAACTCGGCGGCAACAACGCCCACGTCGTCACGGGAGACGCCGACCTCGACCGCGCCATCGACGGCGCCGTGTTCGGGAGCTTCGTCCACCAGGGACAGGTCTGTATCTCGATCAACCGCCACATCGTCCACGAGAGCGTCTACGACGAGTACGTCGAACGCCTGACCGAGCGCGCC
It includes:
- a CDS encoding SDR family oxidoreductase; this translates as MDIGLRDARAFVLASSSGIGQAVATELAREGAQVVISSRDEERLAAAAASIREATDCATDAVEYVVCDLDDPESVESGTEAAIEALGGLDVLVTNHGGPSTAPLPELSLADFDDAYQGILRSTMGACEAALPALRDGGGAITHLVAVSVMEPDARSAVCNVFRPAIYGLSKTLAEEYGADGVRSNCVGPKGIASDRIDEKLRERAEREGITEDEALARRVADLPVDDLGSPETFGKVAAFVSSPAADYVTGSHVPVDGGWHRHAF
- a CDS encoding TetR/AcrR family transcriptional regulator, with protein sequence MATPEGVAADDTRRQIMEATFRALSEHGYSDLRVRDIGAEFEKSRTLIHYHFDGKHDLIASFLEYVIEQYEEPEADDPADPWATLSARLDQCLFGPDVGDFDHWERMTVYHELFAHARHDERHRAVFTDHYEQLRGNLTAVIEAGIEEGAFRKVDAESLAQLLTDVIHAARARRISLGHEDAPDQAREAVDAFVLDTLEPEN
- a CDS encoding pirin family protein, which codes for MSFDQTVNTDGPIPGETVRHGTGVNSTRAFPTEGYPHNLDPFVLFERFYIEPDDGFPTHPHKGFEIVSYMLDGGMEHGDSLGVSHTAYEGDAMHIVAGGGIEHSEMPADGASCNGLQLWVNLPREKKEMDASYADADADELPTHEVEGATITTVVGEGSPLSTVTEITYEDVRVDGMWEWTAPEGWSGFLFGVEGEGAVDGEAFGTGDVLPVSEAGGTTVEGELRLVAVAGEPYGQPIQQRGPFVF
- the sod gene encoding superoxide dismutase, yielding MSDYELPPLPYEYDALEPSISEQVLTWHHDTHHQGYVNGWNSAEETLAENRENGEFGSSPGAIGNVTHNGSGHILHDLFWQSMSPEGGDEPSGALADRIEEDFGSFDAWKGEFEAAAGAAGGWALLVYDSFSNQLRNVVVDKHDQGALWGSHPILALDVWEHSYYYDYGPARGDFIEAFFEVVDWEEPSARFEQATELFE
- a CDS encoding aldehyde dehydrogenase family protein, whose protein sequence is MSQDYSIDADWATQYIDGEFVPSESGETIAVEDPSTREDVTEVPAGVEADVDAAYEAAAEAQESWAEQPPAARAEVVQNLLGLLEEHEDEITSLLTQEVGGSPAMGATSIQIASDHAGEAATLPRRMKGETAESNIPGKENRLFREPKGVVTVISPWNFPLNLSMRAVAPAIAAGNSVVLKPSTQSPITGGLLFAKLLEEAGLPEGVLNVVVGRGSEIGDRVASHPESDVVAFTGSTEVGRHVAGLAGENLAVPAMELGGNNAHVVTGDADLDRAIDGAVFGSFVHQGQVCISINRHIVHESVYDEYVERLTERAAELPAGSAHEEGTVVGPIIDESQRDEMLEYVERTVDAGATLETGGETVDLDGVEDSLVVAPTVLSDVDNEMAAACNEHFGPIAPVIPFSTVEEAIELANDTEYGLSGAVHAGDLGVAEKIAHGMETGNVHINDQPINDEAHVPFSGVGASGVGHYNSDAFLEEVTETKWISVQKEPRDYPF
- a CDS encoding Rieske (2Fe-2S) protein, translating into MAETITSMSAVPADSSFLFSVEDAFTNEREAILVPCEDDPGVEAWINDCPHEPQKLDRGMGAAMRDGEIICPKHGSMFDACEGGCSNGPAAGMSLLPVEVAVEDGDVVLVDDNYEFLQAGGLEDDDGPSSTSNIGF